DNA sequence from the Leuconostoc lactis genome:
ACATAATTCTTAATGTGAGCGAACCAATCCGAATTAGGATTACTTGCAGCAAGGCCAAAGTTACCCCAGTTATAAGTCAATGAATTACCAAAGGCCACTACGTGAGACGGAATTGTTGTCTTCGTTGTCAAGTTCCCATTCTCATCAACCTTTAAGAAAAACTTCTTACCTGACGCTGATTTAATAAAAATGTTGTCCATGAAAGGAACAATAGTATCGACACTTTCAGATATACTTTGAATTTTAGCGTCAACTTCGTTTGCTCTATCGCTCAAACTTTTTTCTACAACGGTATAACTGAATGGAATAATCTTATCGCTTTCATAGAATTGATTTCCGCTATACGCTCCATCATTAAGCACGTGAGTTGTATCTCTGATAAGTGCCTTGCTGAATAGTGGAACGTCAGCAGTTGGCGTATACAGTCCAACATTGTTCAATTTGATAAACATTCTTTGACCAGCAGAGATAACTAATTTGTTCTTTTCATATCGAATTTTATTAAGTCCAGCCTTTACTGATAAACCGGGGATATTCCAAGTATTATTAACAAAAAGACTATTCTGATCTATGCTTCCAACACGTAAATCAACAGTCGTATCAATTGGTGAATAAATTGTTACATCTTTAAGATAGACATCTTTAGTAAATAACGGCGCATCGCTAGGTGTTCCTAGTTCAAGACCAGCATAATTACTATTTGTTGTAGTTGTTGACAACTCCAACAACTTAGGCGATTGACCAAATGATGCTTCTTGGCGAACAGTTGTATTCTCTAAAATGGAATTGGTTGTATCTCGTGTTTTTGAGAATCCCATAGACGATGACGCTGTGATGTCTTTGATGTGAAACCAACTATTACCAGATGAACTGACCAAAATCCACGTATTGCTCGTGTTAAATCCCATCGACACCAATTTAGACTTTTTTACAACAAAAATCTTATTATCATTAGTGTTCTCATAAACCCCTTGTGATACCATGAATTCATTTGTTTTAAGACTTGTGATTGCTCCAGTTGTCATGTTAATTAGACTGATACCAATTTTAGAAATAGGACTTCCTGTCATTTTCACAGTGACGTATAAATCATTTAAACCATCCCAAAAAGTGTTAAATCTAATACCTTGATTTAGCGAAGTCACTGTTACACCGTCGTAGTCATTGTTCAACAAAAGGGTTCCGTCAGACAAAACCGTCTTTCTGATTGGTCCCCAATTAACGGCGCTAGGAATGATATTGTTGTCTCCGTTAGTTGTATTCTCAATATCTAATGACTTGATTTGCTCTGAAAACGGAATATTAACGCCGTTTTTGTTTAGATATAAATCTTTAATTGTTACAGTGTAGTCTCCGCCAATAGCAATAAGAATATTAAAGTGACTTGGAATGTCAGCATAAGTTAATGATTTCAAATTAAACCGTGCAGTCACTTTTTTCATAGTTGTTGTTTGTGTCGTATTGACAAATTTTACTGTCTTACCGTTAAAAAATGACCCATCATCTTTTGCTATCATCCACCCGAAAGTAGCAGCTGGAGAATCAACACGAGACGTCATATAACTAAAATTAATTGTTAAATCGTCAGCATAAGTAACACCGTCTGGTAAGTCAACTGGAATTAAAATTCCGCTGTTCCCAGCACTTCCTGTGAACATAATAGTATGGTTGAGCGATGTGAATGATGACGGCCGGTTCCAACCAGAAATGTTTTTGTCATTCGCATAAGTATCTCTGATGTCGCGCGGTGTTATGTAATTAACGTTTTTTGACACAATTGTGTCATTTGAAATACCAACCGATTGATAAACACCTGCATCTTGCCAACTTCCATTAGCCCAAATAAACTTGTGACCGTTGTCGGCTGTCACAAATAGCCCAGTCTTCCCTGTTGGGTATTTTGATTGTAATGCAGCAAGATTAGCAAACGTTTCAGGAACAGCACTTATTTGAGCTAACTTACTATTAATATTGCTATTCAAATAATTTTCCTGATTATCCATTCGCTCTTTTAACGTTGGATATGTTTGGCTACTTGAATCAGTTCTTGCATTTTTGACTTCAACAGTAACTTTATCAATGCCGGCATTCTGGGCTTGTTCGTGTAATCCGAGAGTCTCAAAGCCGCCTCTCGCTTCTTCAACCTCCGCATTGTTGTTTCCCCCTGTATCTCCAAAAAGTTTAATTAATGAATCTGGTAATTGAGCAAGCGCACTTCTAACATCTTTCCCGTACTGCTTGTGTAATATTGCAGACTTAATTGTCTGAACGTCTTGCAATGAGCTATCATCAAAACTACTTGTATCACGATAATCTACTGTATCTCTATCAACCATTTGTGTTAATCTCCTTATTTTCTAGCATTTTTATTCTTTTCTCAAAATCATCAGTTAAAGTCTTCTGACTATCCTGATATGCAGTGTAATCAGATAACGGTACATAATTTAAATTAGATATTTGTGTTCCTAAGTCGTTGACACTCTCACTCAAATCATTTAATTTTTGAGTTATACCACTCAAATTAGCATCGTCAACATCTTTTTTAATATTTTCAATCAACGAAGTCTGATCGTTGATTGTTTTCTCCATTTCCTCTGCTTGTGAATTTAATTGATTAATTTTTGCACCATAACTAACAATTTTTGAGTTCAAGGTTGAGACTTTTTTAGCGGCATTTTTATTTTCAAGTTGGTATCGACTTAAAGATATTTCTTTATCAGCAATGGTTAGACTCGATTTAGTCCAATCGTTGAAATCAATTTCTTTAGCCGTAATCCTTAATAATTGTTCCGTAGCCACAAATTCGTTGATAAATAAATACTTATCAGAAACGTTGAATGTTTCAAAGTCCGTCAATTCTAATGCACTAATCGCCCAACTTTCAGTAGCACTAACTTGTGCTGACACCCATTGTTTAGCCTTCGTCAGCAATATAGCTGGTGTATTCACATCTTCCCAAGTCACAGATTTACGAACAATTCCGAACTCGCTCTGTAATGTCGGTATATCAATGTAGTCTTTACCGCCATTCACGCTCGTAATGTCGATTCGCGGTGTACTAGTATTCGTCTCATCACCGTTAGTGCTTTGAATATTTGCGCCAAGCGGTACTAACTGTGTGATGACTTCTGTGGGGTCAATCTTGACACTGGCTGATTGCATGTTAGTCGCTATCTTAATCGGGGTATCGTTTTCGTGTGTTGTACCAACGTCTTGCAAATAATCAATGTAATTAACCCCATTGACGTATTCAACAACAATATAACCACCTAAACGACTGACTAATTTATCCTTTATTGTGTCCCATGTTGTTGAGCCGTCATCAATATAGCGATAAACGTTATCTGTTGAATTAGTAACCGTTACATTACGAACTGTAAATTGTTTATATACCGGAACTTGGTTATTATGTGTATCGATCAAACTTTGAAAGAATTGTTTGGGTGTTGTGTTTTGAATCTTAGCCCATCGTTGAGAGGTGTCTTGCAGATAGTTCTGAATTGACTCAAAAGAAAAAGACTGCAGAAATTGTCCGCTGTCTTTCATCTCTCTTGTAATATCTAACGCCCTGCCACGAAATATGCGATTGTTATCTTGAAATACATCAATAACAGTCTGTAACGGAACAACATTGCCGAATAAATAGTTATCTTGATTCACCGTTAATTGCAAATCGTCAATTTCTGACTCTTTAAGGTTTAACTTTCCGCCTGAAATGTGTTTATCAATAGTTGGATCGTATACAACAGTGCCTACTGTATCAGTCGGCTTATCATAAGCAATAATTTTGTACATTAAATCATCTCCTCACGATAAAACACAAATTTGATTGTGCCGTTTCCGGATAGCGTTAATACATTATTACCAACACCCAAAACCAATTGTGTACTATCGTATGTTCCGTTTGATAGTTCAAAACTGCCAAAGTCTCCACTAACTTCAATCGTTCCATTTACCTTAATCTTGCTTTTAACCGACCGTGAACCGATGTTGTACAGCGTAATTGATTGTGTACCCTTAACTGTAAATTCAGTGTCTTGAAATATCCAATTAGGAAAATAAACATCATCCCAAATATCAGAACCCTCGCTATTGTTGCCGATGGCAAACGGATAAACATTAAAAGTAATCGTTACTTTTAGCGTTCTCATCTTTTCATCATCATCAAAACTAATACCATCCACTTTACCAAACCAATGGAATGACTTGTCGTGTGTATCATATAGCGGTTGAATACCTAATGGTACTAACTGCCGTTTAACGTCGCTTTCCAGAACCTTCCTATCGGAATATTCCTGGTTGAATAACATCAGGGAATAATGTCAATACTTTGGAGTGGTTTTTAGATAGCCCCGCGAGGGGCCGGAGCTACCCCGAAAGTTTAATCAAAAAGAATAAACGAGGTCCAGGCAATCATCGCCCGGACCTCGTTTGTTTTCTATAATTTATTTTCGGATTCAATCATGTAAGAATCATAGTTGTCAATTTTCCACTGTAAATAATCACGGGCATCAACAATTTCTTTTACCTTTTCGTTAAGCGTATTAATTGCTTCGCCTAGAATGTCTTTACGGGCTGGAATGGTAGTCGGGTCGTCTTCGAACACGGCGCTGATGTCAAGATTATGGACAGGCTTTTTTGGCACCGAGAGGTACCGCACTCCGAAAATTTTTCAAAACCCGGATTTCAGCTTAAAACGGCGTGATTTCTGGGTGTTTTTGTAGGTGGAACAGGGCCGAGCCCTACCAGTGAGAGAAAACAGGTGGTATAGATTGTGAACCAGCCGGATTTCACAAGTTGTATCGTGCAACAAATAAGCCTTCACAAGGCGAATTTTTGAAATTCACAAGTGACGGCTTATAAACGGCGTCGTACCGGCTAGTGCCGATAACCGGCATTATGTTAAGCAGCAAGTGGTATAGCTGCCGGACGGGTCTTTGTAGATATTCTGGTGGTGTTCCACCAGTAGTCATAGCGGTGCGCTCCTGCAATAATCGCATTGATTGACCAACTTAAGCGACGTGGGTTGAAGAATTCTGATTTGAAAAATGAGTGATAGTTTTCGATGATTGTGTTGTGCTCGGGATGCCCCGGTGAGCTGAATGAGTGCATGAGGCCATAAAATGAGACGGTATCTTCGTATTCCTCACTGATGAAGTGGGAACCGTTATCTGAGTGCAAAATGATTGATGTTTCGGCGTTGAGAATCGATTTAGGAATTTGACGCATAGCTGTTTGAAGTGCTCGTTTAGTTAAATCAGATGTCATATCATAGCCAACGACGGCACCAATGACATCACCGGTAAACCAGTCTAGAACGCTGGCTTTATAGAGTTTCTGCTTATCTGGCATCACCAGGTAAGTTACATCAGTTGTGAGAACTTGGTATGGTCGTTCAATGATAATGTCTTTAACCAGATTGTCGCGTTCAACAACTGGACGGCCGCGATTTCCTTTATAAGACTGAGTGATAACAGACTTATATTCAATCTTCTGCATCAAGCGATGAACACGGTGTTCACCGGTATGTATGTCATATTGATCGGCCAATTCCTGCACCATACGCTTAATTCCGTAGGAATTATTGAACTCGTGCGCGTCAACGATTTCTTGAATTTTCTCGATTATCAGAGCGTCTTGTAAATCGTGTTCTGT
Encoded proteins:
- a CDS encoding SGNH/GDSL hydrolase family protein, which encodes MVDRDTVDYRDTSSFDDSSLQDVQTIKSAILHKQYGKDVRSALAQLPDSLIKLFGDTGGNNNAEVEEARGGFETLGLHEQAQNAGIDKVTVEVKNARTDSSSQTYPTLKERMDNQENYLNSNINSKLAQISAVPETFANLAALQSKYPTGKTGLFVTADNGHKFIWANGSWQDAGVYQSVGISNDTIVSKNVNYITPRDIRDTYANDKNISGWNRPSSFTSLNHTIMFTGSAGNSGILIPVDLPDGVTYADDLTINFSYMTSRVDSPAATFGWMIAKDDGSFFNGKTVKFVNTTQTTTMKKVTARFNLKSLTYADIPSHFNILIAIGGDYTVTIKDLYLNKNGVNIPFSEQIKSLDIENTTNGDNNIIPSAVNWGPIRKTVLSDGTLLLNNDYDGVTVTSLNQGIRFNTFWDGLNDLYVTVKMTGSPISKIGISLINMTTGAITSLKTNEFMVSQGVYENTNDNKIFVVKKSKLVSMGFNTSNTWILVSSSGNSWFHIKDITASSSMGFSKTRDTTNSILENTTVRQEASFGQSPKLLELSTTTTNSNYAGLELGTPSDAPLFTKDVYLKDVTIYSPIDTTVDLRVGSIDQNSLFVNNTWNIPGLSVKAGLNKIRYEKNKLVISAGQRMFIKLNNVGLYTPTADVPLFSKALIRDTTHVLNDGAYSGNQFYESDKIIPFSYTVVEKSLSDRANEVDAKIQSISESVDTIVPFMDNIFIKSASGKKFFLKVDENGNLTTKTTIPSHVVAFGNSLTYNWGNFGLAASNPNSDWFAHIKNYVTNVNPNATFNRFGLGQWENATTTADRNTVFTKDLAPQLTSDTDLVIIQLGDNINTPEKNATFKNDAGQLIKNIRLSSPNATIVWIGLWYQTFGNLIGDIKNATDTNNAIFVDISAIPRMSGTTSYLGAVQTDADGNTRVIDNTGRSSHPGDLGHQLIADAVTRKLQF
- a CDS encoding phage tail protein; its protein translation is MYKIIAYDKPTDTVGTVVYDPTIDKHISGGKLNLKESEIDDLQLTVNQDNYLFGNVVPLQTVIDVFQDNNRIFRGRALDITREMKDSGQFLQSFSFESIQNYLQDTSQRWAKIQNTTPKQFFQSLIDTHNNQVPVYKQFTVRNVTVTNSTDNVYRYIDDGSTTWDTIKDKLVSRLGGYIVVEYVNGVNYIDYLQDVGTTHENDTPIKIATNMQSASVKIDPTEVITQLVPLGANIQSTNGDETNTSTPRIDITSVNGGKDYIDIPTLQSEFGIVRKSVTWEDVNTPAILLTKAKQWVSAQVSATESWAISALELTDFETFNVSDKYLFINEFVATEQLLRITAKEIDFNDWTKSSLTIADKEISLSRYQLENKNAAKKVSTLNSKIVSYGAKINQLNSQAEEMEKTINDQTSLIENIKKDVDDANLSGITQKLNDLSESVNDLGTQISNLNYVPLSDYTAYQDSQKTLTDDFEKRIKMLENKEINTNG
- a CDS encoding IS3 family transposase encodes the protein MSLAERAVVDMSENAKYSQTKLLAVMNVPSSTFYSHKAPKSPTEHDLQDALIIEKIQEIVDAHEFNNSYGIKRMVQELADQYDIHTGEHRVHRLMQKIEYKSVITQSYKGNRGRPVVERDNLVKDIIIERPYQVLTTDVTYLVMPDKQKLYKASVLDWFTGDVIGAVVGYDMTSDLTKRALQTAMRQIPKSILNAETSIILHSDNGSHFISEEYEDTVSFYGLMHSFSSPGHPEHNTIIENYHSFFKSEFFNPRRLSWSINAIIAGAHRYDYWWNTTRISTKTRPAAIPLAA